GATTCCTATtaaagctttatgatatagtacagacagacggacagccgAACGTGGCATATGGACttggcaaaatcatattaaaatagccTCGACACGGGGAAGGCAAGAAGCCATAAAGAGGTCACACACCTGCCCGATATTTGCATATGCTTGAACTTCAAATGCCTGTCCATGGCGCAGAGCACAACATCCAGCGCTGTGTGTATATCCTTGCAGTTCTCAAAGCGAAACAGATGATACAAATCATTGAGAACctgcaaagcaaataaatatcaattaaaaaGCTGCCTCCGGCTGTCAACTATTTGGATGTGCTCACCCTTGTCAGAAGGACGGGCCTGTCGTGGTAATAGCGCGCCGCTGTCAGTATCTGCTGCTCGTTGGCATCGCCGGCCACCTCCAGGGCGGGTATGTCATGCCGTTTGCACGCCCAGTGCGCCGTATGATACAAGCCGAGAAACTGCAGTGGTCGCTGTGTACGCGACGCTAGCCCTGGTATATCGGTGGGTCCAAAATGTTGCTCTGTCTTGGTATTGGCATTGGTGGATTCCTTGGTGGCGACGCCGTTGCCGGCCAAATTCGTGCCGGAGATATCCAAATGTGTCAGATGGCGCAGGTTGTCCATGAGCATGACCAGCGTCTGATCGGGCAGATCATAGGTGCCATGCCCGTTGCCCGAACTCGATATTGAAATGTCCAGAGTGCAGAGGCGCCGCAGACAGCAGATCGCATGCAGCTGGTTCGCAATGGGCCACACATTGAACAGTATGAGCGTGTGCAGGTTGGGCAGCATGCCAAGCGCCTCCAGACTGAAGTTTGCCAGCACGCACGATGTGAGATCCAAATGGCTCAAATCCTGCAAATGGGCAAACTGCAGACGATGATGCATGACAACGCCATTTAGCACCAAACGGCGCAGATGCGGGCAGGTCAATTGAAAGTCCACCGGCTCCTTTTCATGGGGCTCCGCATTCTGCAACAGATGCGAACTGATGCCCAGTTCCAATGAGCGCAGGCTATCGCCATAATGGGCCAGCAGGTGATGTGATTGCACCGTAATCCTATCGCAATACCACATGGacaaagcaaacaatttgtgACGCATCAGCGTCTGCAGACCTGCAGGACAATAAAAGCAGAAAGTGAATACAAATTCTAGCCAAATCGAGCCTATGCCATAAGACCCACCTATGCTGCTCAGTGTGCTGTAGCGCAGATTGACAATCTTGAGCGAGGTGCGACGCGTATCGCTGAACAGATTTATGACCCTATCGTCAAGTGGTCTGTGGAAGCGCTGATAGTTCTCGAGGAACGCGTCGCATATCTCATTTGTCAGCACAATGCCCGCGTTCAGGGAACGCTGACCGCTTTCCGTACAGCCACTGAATATGTCCAGATTGTTGCATAGCTTCTGATAAGCGATCTCCTTTAATGTAAGCGGCTCCTCGTCCAGTGAGCCATCCTCCATAAGCCGCACCTTGCAGCTCATCTTGTGCCAATGTGTCTTGTACTGATGTCTTCTCCTGTTCTGTGACTCAATGATGCTACCAACGTTCCCTGACTCAATTGTGTTGCGTTTGCTGCGGCGAAGGGGGGGTAGAAACTGGAATGGTAttagatgatgatgatgagtcAGCTTCAGATATACTTGGGGGACAAAAACTAGAATT
The sequence above is a segment of the Drosophila virilis strain 15010-1051.87 chromosome 3, Dvir_AGI_RSII-ME, whole genome shotgun sequence genome. Coding sequences within it:
- the LOC6622868 gene encoding protein zer-1 homolog isoform X2, which codes for MSCKVRLMEDGSLDEEPLTLKEIAYQKLCNNLDIFSGCTESGQRSLNAGIVLTNEICDAFLENYQRFHRPLDDRVINLFSDTRRTSLKIVNLRYSTLSSIGLQTLMRHKLFALSMWYCDRITVQSHHLLAHYGDSLRSLELGISSHLLQNAEPHEKEPVDFQLTCPHLRRLVLNGVVMHHRLQFAHLQDLSHLDLTSCVLANFSLEALGMLPNLHTLILFNVWPIANQLHAICCLRRLCTLDISISSSGNGHGTYDLPDQTLVMLMDNLRHLTHLDISGTNLAGNGVATKESTNANTKTEQHFGPTDIPGLASRTQRPLQFLGLYHTAHWACKRHDIPALEVAGDANEQQILTAARYYHDRPVLLTRVLNDLYHLFRFENCKDIHTALDVVLCAMDRHLKFKHMQISGSATLFYIVKGRDRSKFGTLLRNHIIRTLLNGMEMHLTDDTMLRNGYLTLTQFHMPVDVLFEYERLIKILLHGVSKTEQEGFVQRIAIYLLNTLACQVDGRQKLFLGELGVVSTMLTLIKDRLTRSVFDDVMEVAWSTMWNVTDETAINCKKFLDGRGMEYFLKCLNTFPDRDELLRNMMGLLGNVAEVKWLRPKLMTQEFIEVFARLLDSLSDGIEVGHHGGRLANDNANQLRFQVSYNAAGVLAHIASDGADAWTIKTPTRQHVLERMVAAIQRWNIKSERNINYRSFEPILSLVRCYETPECQHWAVWALANLTQVYPDKYCQLVEQENGIQILTELIEHESPYCEIKRIARLVIEQCDLGMERMVEG
- the LOC6622868 gene encoding protein zer-1 homolog isoform X1; its protein translation is MSCKVRLMEDGSLDEEPLTLKEIAYQKLCNNLDIFSGCTESGQRSLNAGIVLTNEICDAFLENYQRFHRPLDDRVINLFSDTRRTSLKIVNLRYSTLSSIGLQTLMRHKLFALSMWYCDRITVQSHHLLAHYGDSLRSLELGISSHLLQNAEPHEKEPVDFQLTCPHLRRLVLNGVVMHHRLQFAHLQDLSHLDLTSCVLANFSLEALGMLPNLHTLILFNVWPIANQLHAICCLRRLCTLDISISSSGNGHGTYDLPDQTLVMLMDNLRHLTHLDISGTNLAGNGVATKESTNANTKTEQHFGPTDIPGLASRTQRPLQFLGLYHTAHWACKRHDIPALEVAGDANEQQILTAARYYHDRPVLLTRVLNDLYHLFRFENCKDIHTALDVVLCAMDRHLKFKHMQISGSATLFYIVKGRDRSKFGTLLRNHIIRTLLNGMEMHLTDDTMLRNGYLTLTQFHMPVDVLFEYERLIKILLHGVSKTEQEGFVQRIAIYLLNTLACQVDGRQKLFLGELGVVSTMLTLIKDRLTRSVFDDVMEVAWSTMWNVTDETAINCKKFLDGRGMEYFLKCLNTFPDRDELLRNMMGLLGNVAEVKWLRPKLMTQEFIEVFARLLDSLSDGIEVSYNAAGVLAHIASDGADAWTIKTPTRQHVLERMVAAIQRWNIKSERNINYRSFEPILSLVRCYETPECQHWAVWALANLTQVYPDKYCQLVEQENGIQILTELIEHESPYCEIKRIARLVIEQCDLGMERMVEG